A genome region from Anastrepha ludens isolate Willacy chromosome 3, idAnaLude1.1, whole genome shotgun sequence includes the following:
- the LOC128858876 gene encoding filaggrin isoform X2, which translates to MSTLGGSRGERNAKPKFSALDINRMYKNSRGEPAEPSAQKNQLPRKHGMQSLGKVPSARRPPANLPSLKAEINSPNTNNNLTPSTGQEVNSTSGGQVTTHTPTGGAPSNQQQQQLKNISNNKSALGNNISSNNINNNSSNNSVGGVKLVNNSTTGSAGGSGGQQLRNSSVANHANQQQQQQQRHSPITWSSVTTGNDLTGGGKGSTGGGGKSSIPPLYQSPQFQYEFPTLDGTVGGGGGGGGGGSGGNASNRSKQHQQQQDHFHHHQQHQHQHQQQQQHHHHHHSSQQHQHQHSQQNHHHHQQQNHHPHQRDYNSQQHGGGRHAYDQRYDAHNYKDGSDGDGGGDYAYQQHHHHHQQQQQRELNEVSLRPQTDAAAWLQQQEKSAKGAVEGQLNQQGQGHQGQNANAAGAAVPLPILQLMPSFMQRGAPLPPAGSSGGGVGGVGSNGPRSQTPPNYQNGIGGKESGGGGGSGVALRQQRSAGGNGGGGAQDYRSGSPAVSSFRAATIIPKRPPQMVTPPLSGGGGSGGGGGTQTPNGGGAGGRKEKEFVIEPEVVQMQRPIIREEDLERLNAIANDDSWTKQDDIDYTKKLTFSDDESPEEHTPTLERDRPVFNKSGGSGGALDQRKSSNASSVNNSWQRGGSVKEQRESVEREKSTEREDTRQQNGHRNSAAGSIALDAAVYERVKQRKEEEERREKERREAAARKLQELEMKIYNKKAASAAAAGSGATITAGGGDTVEQPTPPPSVGGGSEEEFNMRRGGGAGRDYERGNMRGGFDNRDVRGGGDYVRSERGGPGSGVGVPTIGAGGKPIFSAQFQSNLPPRFQKQQQMQAQLGAPLTSGGSALGSNGKAPGSLGVGLEKSASSSSAYESSGRYMQKGGGIGGAGQMQRGGRGDYRDNYTRGGYGRIRNDSERDDEPRYHGGRSGRGGDDYMRGNGMTQNQLSRSISDTSQRKTSVSSNDESCKYAGANNLNDSKEFGSGLLVSSWAEETDAELKRQREESFSSSHSHESLPIKILQRPHTQKSVSEEESSSPQQQQPQPQQQQNLHSQQQQQLQSQHQQQQQSQQQLPLRRSESEQTSHFAPTQILRRSESSSDEKSKPQQQTGSSAETVSAGKIVEEKSVSTIKQTIDAESLQKKRKESESSNAAAPVISGARKESISTEDTKQQVDENRTAATTTASQPQREPKRPNPRVGNGGGRDRDRDRDRDRDRGSHSRPFGGGRGMRDWYPRVMRGGRYYSSNEARLPSESEHSEDVDDESYGRRGDRQSSKVPRKEHGGGGHRSSGEERSSKEGFAPRGEPSRRGRGGGANIGDRSERGERGSSSSYRRNDGGRGQGRHYGRQPYDEHHKEHKRSSESEQASGSNDVDKTKQNQLALSAGLSKVKDGNNATAASSAEDKTRTQSSGKQQAPQQNLSNAQQTKKTTTGVADTEKKNASTIPAKQFGSSNVGPQARKESTSSTKTDDVLERERKSSSKEKDTPGGTVQQRSNSSGQLAAAQRSNSTVSVKKQDLPMASLPTSQSTSAIGANKPNQQQQQQTVTKPPPGLGGNNNGGNFKPANSTALTNQSATTQQQQKQSVDLQKSKSDTNAVTSNVGRQQPTSQHRASINEVDKLKLGTGSEKPNAVVSGSNPLLLDGAPVNTIIFENTNYKQQAQAAQMKRSSESLASAVSSGVSVSAVETLSTALSQMSFAKANDSPVPGGSVVVSAAGDYDKDIKLGFTFGDATETYATSASNKQTNDNEPKVVSVAAQQVGVAAVAQQQHQHQQQQQQQQQAQNIISTADLNMKIASVKKVWESVAPMTSEANTSVLQHQQVAHQQQQQAQQQAQQQLQHQQQQQQQQQQQQAQQQMEVVDPSGHMSAAASFVAAAVAASQQQHQQQHMPHYAVAAVPLHQHQHHSLSSPGPVPSGYGGHGSPFDVATPLEQQFAQSGSIVVGGADDAASVGGYPSPQQTQQQQAQSAAAAQQQQQVLKHPDVVKQQQQASAAAKQLQQHHGSSMGMSPPPILQQQQQQQQAQHQQSAAQQQQLHAAPPSFYQASPQFTGIPSPPTVVFNSSQMAPPPPSQAGLYAPFHSLDHSSRSQFSAAAAAHSFPGHYSAAAAATGGPFNAYTMQTPPNMAAAPTPEMYSSLTSQFRMGGGPSPFGNPNSQQLNNPNAPAVTIISSNSNSMMSSVGSVKPPPSSQQLGTIGSKGAGGGGPYAAQQYMNLYPGPPPQHPQGGPPGPPGAHQLQSNSYYSNSASGPNGPAFYGGPPPQGAGAGAQNFGLAAAAAAAAGLYGGHQGGPPGSNGPPGPQGPPGPQSQHTMGNFNTQFMNSQLLTAASINQFRAGPTPQQQAAAAAAYMKSGQGQSHLQDSMGRQLKSPLGADVSLSLAKQVQSQPSPPHHKNYGSWDLQNQVMQQQAQQQSQSQQQQAVQQRSGGVGGVGGGNVQNMPPGSRGGGGGGGPPGVQGGPSGGGGGGQGGQGRYPTPIQRPTNYPQHPQGGPQSQQQQQQQSQAGQRPNNMRQGPGGGPPGSGGGNGPQGGVGGPGGHNNGNVGGGGPNGGGGGGQGGGPGGPNNGGGGSVGPNGGGQMNKPYYNAGGGGSRGN; encoded by the exons ATGAGTACACTGGGGGGAAGTAGGGGAGAGCGAAATGCCAAGCCCAAGTTCTCAGCACTCGATATAAATCGAATGTACAAAAATAGTCGC GGTGAACCAGCTGAACCATCTGCACAAAAGAATCAATTGCCACGTAAACATGGAATGCAAAGTTTGGGCAAAGTGCCGTCCGCAAGGCGACCACCAGCTAATTTACCATCCTTGAAAGCTGAAATAAATTCGCCTAATACGAATAACAATCTAACACCATCAACCGGGCAAGAAG TCAACTCAACGAGCGGCGGTCAAGTAACAACACACACACCAACAGGAGGAGCACCAAGCaatcaacaacagcagcaattgaagaacatcagcaacaacaagtcCGCACTTGGTAACAATATAAGTAGTAATAACAtcaacaacaatagcagcaacaacagcgtcGGCGGTGTAAAGCTTGTTAACAATTCAACAACTGGAAGCGCTGGCGGCAGTGGTGGTCAACAGTTGCGCAATTCTTCAGTAGCGAATCACGCTaatcaacagcaacagcaacaacaacgacacTCGCCAATAACATGGTCATCTGTGACAACTGGCAACGACTTGACCGGGGGCGGAAAGGGCAGCACTGGTGGTGGGGGCAAATCGTCAATACCGCCACTCTATCAGAGTCCCCAATTTCAATACGAATTTCCAACATTAGATGGCACAGttggcggcggcggcggtggtggtggtggtggcagcGGCGGCAACGCATCGAACCGAAGCAAACAACACCAGCAACAGCAGGATCATTTTCATCACCATCAGCAACATCAGCACCagcaccaacagcaacaacaacaccaccacCATCACCATTCGAGCCAAcagcatcagcatcagcattcgcaacaaaatcatcatcaccatcaacaACAGAATCACCATCCGCATCAACGAGACTACAACAGCCAACAACATGGCGGCGGCCGTCACGCGTACGATCAGCGTTACGATGCACACAACTACAAAGATGGCAGCGACGGCGACGGTGGCGGCGATTACGCGTACCAgcagcatcatcatcatcaccagcaacaacaacaacgcgaaCTGAACGAAGTGAGTCTGCGTCCACAAACCGATGCTGCCGCCTGGTTGCAGCAGCAAGAGAAATCAGCCAAGGGCGCAGTAGAAGGCCAGTTGAACCAACAGGGCCAGGGCCACCAAGGGCAGAATGCCAATGCTGCGGGCGCAGCAGTCCCGTTGCCGATCCTGCAGCTAATGCCATCGTTCATGCAGCGAGGGGCACCATTGCCTCCAGCTGGCAGCAGTGGTGGTGGCGTTGGCGGTGTTGGCAGCAATGGACCGCGCTCTCAAACGCCACCAAACTATCAGAACGGCATTGGCGGCAAGGAATCGGGTGGTGGCGGTGGATCGGGTGTTGCACTGCGTCAACAACGCTCGGCTGGCGGAAATGGTGGTGGTGGAGCGCAGGACTATCGCTCAGGCTCACCGGCTGTTAGTAGTTTCCGGGCAGCGACCATAATACCCAAAAGACCACCACAAATGGTCACACCTCCATTAAGTGGCGGCGgtggtagtggtggtggtggcggcaCACAAACGCCTAACGGTGGAGGCGCAGGCGGACGTAAGGAGAAAGAATTCGTTATTGAACCAGAAGTGGTCCAAATGCAACGACCCATCATACGCGAAGAAGATTTGGAACGTTTAAATGCTATAGCCAACGATGACAGCTGGACAAAACAAGATGATATAGACTACACGAAAAAGTTGACATTCTCAGATGATGAATCGCCTGAAGAACATACTCCAACGCTGGAGCGCGATCGACCAGTATTTAACAAGTCGGGCGGCAGCGGTGGTGCTCTGGATCAGCGTAAGAGCTCCAATGCGAGCAGCGTAAACAACAGTTGGCAACGTGGCGGCAGTGTTAAGGAACAGCGCGAAAGTGTCGAGCGTGAAAAATCGACTGAGCGCGAAGATACACGTCAGCAGAATGGGCATCGCAACAGTGCCGCGGGCAGTATCGCTCTGGACGCGGCCGTTTATGAGCGTGTGAAACAACGTAAAGAAGAGGAGGAGCGTAGAGAGAAAGAGCGCCGTGAAGCAGCAGCTCGCAAATTACAGGAACTCGAAATGAAGATTTACAACAAGAAGGCAGCGAGCGCAGCAGCAGCTGGTAGCGGTGCAACAATAACTGCCGGTGGGGGCGACACAGTGGAACAGCCGACACCTCCGCCCTCTGTAGGAGGCGGCAGTGAGGAGGAATTCAATATGCGGCGCGGTGGTGGCGCTGGCAGAGACTACGAACGCGGCAACATGCGCGGTGGCTTTGATAATCGTGATGTGCGCGGCGGTGGCGATTATGTACGCAGCGAACGTGGTGGTCCTGGCAGCGGCGTTGGCGTACCGACTATAGGTGCTGGTGGCAAGCCAATATTTTCTGCGCAGTTTCAATCGAATTTGCCGCCTCGATTCCAGAAGCAGCAGCAGATGCAAGCGCAGCTAGGCGCACCATTAACAAGTGGCGGCAGCGCTTTAGGTAGTAACGGAAAAGCTCCCGGTTCATTGGGAGTTGGTTTAGAAAAATCAGCCTCTTCTAGTTCCGCCTATGAGTCTAGTGGGCGTTACATGCAAAAAGGGGGAGGCATTGGTGGTGCCGGTCAAATGCAACGCGGCGGTCGTGGTGATTATCGTGACAACTATACGCGCGGCGGATATGGCCGCATTCGCAATGACAGTGAACGCGACGATGAACCACGTTATCATGGTGGACGCAGTGGACGGGGTGGAGATGATTACATGCGCGGGAACGGTATGACCCAGAATCAATTATCGCGCAGCATTTCGGATACTTCGCAACGCAAAACTAGCGTTTCATCCAACGATGAATCCTGCAAATATGCTGGCGCCAACAACTTGAATGATTCTAAAGAGTTTGGTAGTGGTTTACTTGTGTCGTCTTGGGCCGAGGAGACGGATGCTGAGCTTAAGCGGCAGCGCGAAGAAAGCTTCTCTTCATCTCATAGCCACGAATCCCTACCCATTAAGATACTGCAACGTCCGCATACCCAGAAGAGTGTATCGGAGGAGGAATCCTCCTcaccgcagcagcagcagccacagccgcaacagcaacaaaacttACAttcgcaacagcaacaacaactgcaatctcagcatcaacagcagcaacagtcTCAACAACAACTGCCCCTTCGTCGCAGTGAAAGCGAACAAACATCGCATTTTGCACCAACCCAGATTCTACGCCGCTCTGAGTCTTCGAGTGATGAGAAGTCGAAGCCGCAGCAGCAGACAGGAAGTAGTGCGGAAACTGTCTCAGCTGGGAAGATAGTTGAAGAGAAGAGCGTATCGACTATAAAGCAAACAATAGACGCCGAATCTCTGCAGAAAAAGCGTAAGGAAAGCGAAAGCAGTAACGCCGCTGCTCCTGTCATTTCAGGGGCTCGTAAAGAATCTATTTCTACTGAGGATACCAAGCAACAGGTTGACGAAAATCGTACGGCTGCAACAACAACGGCAAGTCAACCACAGCGGGAGCCGAAAAGACCTAATCCGCGCGTCGGTAACGGTGGCGGACGTGACCGCGACCGCGACAGAGACCGTGATCGTGACCGAGGCTCCCATTCACGCCCTTTCGGTGGTGGTCGTGGCATGCGCGACTGGTATCCTCGTGTGATGCGTGGTGGACGTTATTATAGCTCGAATGAAGCACGTCTCCCCAGTGAGTCTGAGCATTCAGAGGACGTCGATGACGAATCGTATGGACGTCGTGGCGATCGTCAAAGCTCTAAAGTGCCGCGAAAGGAGCATGGCGGTGGTGGTCATCGTAGCAGCGGGGAAGAACGTAGCTCAAAGGAAGGTTTCGCACCGCGTGGTGAACCATCTCGTCGTGGTCGTGGCGGTGGCGCAAATATTGGCGATCGGAGCGAGCGTGGCGAACGTGGTAGTTCTTCATCATATCGACGTAACGATGGTGGACGCGGTCAGGGTCGCCATTACGGCAGGCAGCCCTATGATGAACACCATAAGGAACATAAGCGCAGCTCAGAGTCGGAACAGGCAAGCGGTAGCAATGATGTGGATAAAACGAAACAAAACCAATTGGCGCTAAGCGCTGGACTTTCTAAAGTTAAGGATGGTAACAATGCCACTGCAGCATCCTCTGCGGAGGACAAGACGCGCACACAATCGAGCGGTAAGCAGCAGGCTCCCCAGCAGAATTTGTCAAACGCGCAGCAAACAAAGAAGACAACAACTGGTGTTGCCGATACAGAAAAGAAGAACGCGTCAACAATACCGGCAAAACAGTTCGGCAGCAGCAATGTGGGCCCACAGGCGCGCAAGGAGAGCACATCGAGCACTAAAACTGACGATGTATTAGAGCGGGAACGTAAGTCTTCTTCTAAAGAAAAGGACACGCCTGGTGGCACAGTGCAACAACGCAGCAATAGCTCGGGGCAATTGGCGGCCGCGCAACGCAGCAACTCTACTGTCAGTGTTAAGAAACAAGATTTGCCGATGGCCTCGTTGCCCACCTCGCAATCGACATCCGCTATTGGCGCCAATAAACCCaaccagcagcagcaacaacagacgGTTACGAAACCACCACCAGGCCTGGGTGGCAATAATAACGGCGGCAACTTCAAGCCTGCCAACAGTACAGCCCTAACAAATCAGAGCGCTACtacgcaacagcaacaaaaacagagTGTCGACTTGCAAAAGAGTAAATCGGATACAAATGCCGTTACATCGAATGTGGGGCGTCAACAGCCGACCTCACAGCACCGTGCTTCTATCAATGAAGTAGACAAATTAAAACTGGGAACCGGCAGTGAAAAACCAAATGCGGTTGTGAGTGGTAGTAACCCGTTATTGCTAGATGGCGCTCCAGTGAATACGATCATCTTTGAAAATACCAACTACAAACAGCAAGCACAGGCAGCGCAGATGAAACGCTCCTCTGAGTCACTGGCTTCAGCCGTAAGCAGCGGCGTAAGTGTTTCGGCAGTGGAAACACTCAGCACGGCGCTATCTCAGATGTCTTTCGCCAaggcgaatgattcgccagtgCCTGGTGGCAGCGTGGTTGTGTCCGCCGCGGGCGACTACGACAAGGATATTAAATTGGGCTTCACTTTTGGCGATGCCACGGAGACGTACGCTACTTCAGCGTCCAacaagcaaacaaatgataacgAACCGAAAGTTGTAAGTGTGGCTGCGCAACAAGTTGGTGTGGCCGCTGTTGcccaacaacaacatcagcatcaacagcaacaacagcagcagcaacaggcgCAAAATATAATTTCGACCGCCGACTTGAATATGAAGATTGCCAGCGTAAAGAAGGTGTGGGAAAGTGTGGCGCCCATGACGTCTGAGGCGAATACATCTGTGCTACAACACCAGCAGGTGGcacaccagcagcagcagcaggcgcAGCAGCAGGCACAGCAGCAGTTGCAacatcaacagcaacagcagcagcaacaacagcaacagcaggcCCAGCAGCAAATGGAGGTAGTGGATCCCAGTGGACATATGTCCGCGGCCGCCTCTTTCGTAGCAGCTGCTGTAGCCgcatcacaacaacaacaccaacagcaacataTGCCACACTATGCAGTCGCGGCAGTGCCACTACACCAGCATCAACACCACTCACTCTCTTCGCCCGGTCCCGTGCCaagcggctacggcggccatggCTCACCGTTCGACGTCGCCACACCACTCGAGCAGCAATTCGCGCAAAGCGGCAGCATTGTGGTGGGTGgtgccgatgatgccgccagtgtaGGCGGCTATCCCAGTCCCCAGCAGACACAACAGCAGCAAGCGCAATCTGCTGCCGCTgctcagcaacaacaacaagtgttGAAACATCCAGATGTTGTGAAACAGCAGCAGCAGGCGTCTGCCGCGGCCAAACAGCTGCAACAACATCATGGTTCCTCAATGGGAATGTCACCACCGCCTATtctacaacagcagcagcagcaacagcaggcgCAACATCAGCAATCAGCggcacaacagcaacagctgcATGCCGCACCACCCTCGTTTTACCAAGCATCACCGCAATTCACCGGCATCCCCAGTCCGCCTACGGTCGTGTTCAACTCATCGCAAATGGCACCGCCACCACCCTCGCAAGCAGGCCTCTATGCACCATTCCATTCACTTGATCATTCGAGCCGTTCGCAATTTTCAGCCGCAGCAGCGGCGCACAGTTTTCCTGGTCATTACAGCGCAGCAGCGGCAGCCACCGGTGGTCCCTTCAATGCGTACACCATGCAGACGCCACCCAATATGGCTGCTGCTCCTACACCTGAAATGTATTCCAGTTTAACGTCACAGTTCCGTATGGGCGGTGGGCCATCGCCTTTTGGCAATCCAAACTCGCAACAGTTAAATAATCCGAATGCACCAGCGGTGACGATAATCTCCTCTAATTCCAATTCGATGATGTCATCGGTAGGTTCCGTTAAGCCGCCGCCTTCATCACAACAACTAGGTACGATCGGTTCCAAAGGTGCCGGTGGTGGTGGACCATATGCAGCACAACAATATATGAATCTGTATCCCGGTCCACCGCCACAACATCCACAAGGTGGCCCACCCGGTCCACCGGGAGCGCATCAATTGCAATCTAACAGCTACTACTCAAATTCGGCTAGTGGACCCAACGGACCGGCATTCTATGGTGGTCCACCACCACAAGGCGCAGGCGCCGGTGCGCAAAATTTTGGTCTGGCAGCTGCAGCTGCTGCAGCGGCAGGCCTCTATGGGGGACATCAGGGCGGTCCGCCCGGATCCAATGGTCCTCCCGGACCGCAGGGACCCCCCGGCCCACAGTCGCAGCACACAATGGGTAACTTTAATACGCAGTTTATGAATTCGCAGCTGTTGACAGCAGCGAGCATCAATCAATTTCGGGCTGGACCAACGCCTCAACAGCAAGCAGCTGCCGCGGCAGCATACATGAAGTCTGGGCAAGGGCAAAGCCACTTGCAGGACTCG atgGGACGTCAACTAAAAAGTCCGCTCGGCGCTGACGTCAGCTTAAGTTTAGCTAAACAGGTGCAATCTCAACCCAGTCCACCACACCATAAAAACTATGGAAGC TGGGACTTACAGAATCAAGTCATGCAACaacaagcacaacaacaatCACAATCGCAACAGCAACAAGCTGTACAACAGCGCTCTGGCGGAGTTGGTGGTGTAGGTGGTGGTAATGTGCAGAATATGCCGCCCGGCAGTCGaggtggcggtggtggtggtggtccgCCTGGTGTACAAGGAGGACCCTCGGGGGGCGGTGGTGGCGGCCAAGGCGGACAAGGACGCTATCCTACGCCCATTCAGCGTCCCACCAATTATCCACAACATCCACAAGGCGGTCCACAgtcacaacagcagcaacaacaacaatcgcaAGCTGGCCAACGGCCAAATAATATGCGACAAGGTCCTGGCGGTGGGCCACCCGGCTCCGGTGGCGGTAACGGGCCTCAGGGCGGAGTGGGTGGCCCTGGCGGCCACAATAATGGCAATGTTGGCGGTGGCGGTCCTAATGGGGGCGGCGGCGGCGGCCAAGGTGGAGGCCCTGGTGGTCCGAATAATGGTGGCGGCGGTAGCGTTGGCCCCAACGGCGGTGGACAAATGAACAAACCCTACTACAATGCAGGTGGCGGTGGAAGTCGAGGTAATTGA